A genomic stretch from Vibrio algarum includes:
- a CDS encoding YeaH/YhbH family protein has product MGQFIDRRLNGKNKSTVNRQRFLRRYKNQIKESVADAVNRRSIMDTENGEDISIPHKDIKEPTFHQGQGGKRERIHPGNDQFVKGDKMERPKGGGSGGGSGEGDASPDGEGQDEFVFQISKDEYLDLLFEDLELPNLEKNQINKIIEWKTTRAGYKTAGIPSNIAIVRSLQQSLARRTAMTAGKKRLLSELETELDRIEKQEPAQPLEETRIKQEIAELRKRISSVPFIDSFDLRFKNFDRRPVPSSQAVMFCLMDVSGSMDQATKDIAKRFYVLLYMFLTRTYENVEVVFIRHHTQAKEVDEHEFFYSQETGGTIVSSALKLMDTIVKERFPQGEWNIYAAQASDGDNWADDSPKCKELMQDSLLPACQYFSYIEITKRSHQTLWHEYEKLIETSNNFAMKNIRSVDDIFPVFRELFKKETA; this is encoded by the coding sequence ATGGGGCAATTTATCGATAGAAGGCTCAATGGTAAAAACAAAAGTACCGTCAATCGGCAAAGATTTTTACGTCGCTATAAAAACCAAATTAAAGAGTCGGTTGCCGATGCTGTAAATCGACGCTCGATAATGGATACAGAGAACGGTGAGGATATTTCAATTCCTCACAAAGATATAAAAGAGCCCACATTTCATCAGGGACAAGGAGGTAAAAGAGAACGTATTCATCCTGGTAACGACCAGTTCGTTAAAGGTGACAAGATGGAGCGTCCGAAAGGTGGAGGCTCAGGTGGAGGTTCTGGTGAAGGAGATGCTAGTCCCGATGGCGAAGGCCAAGATGAGTTTGTATTCCAAATATCCAAAGATGAATACTTGGATCTGTTATTTGAAGATCTCGAGCTTCCCAATCTTGAAAAAAACCAAATCAATAAAATTATTGAATGGAAAACAACCCGCGCGGGATACAAAACCGCAGGAATCCCTTCCAATATAGCCATTGTTCGATCACTACAACAATCATTGGCTCGCAGAACAGCAATGACCGCAGGAAAAAAACGTCTATTAAGTGAACTAGAGACAGAACTAGACAGGATTGAGAAGCAAGAACCTGCGCAACCTTTAGAAGAAACAAGAATAAAACAAGAGATAGCCGAACTTAGAAAACGAATATCCAGTGTGCCTTTTATTGATAGTTTTGACTTACGATTTAAAAACTTTGATCGGAGACCCGTCCCTTCTAGTCAGGCCGTAATGTTCTGTTTGATGGATGTGTCGGGCTCTATGGACCAAGCTACAAAAGACATTGCAAAGCGCTTTTACGTTTTATTGTATATGTTCTTAACACGGACCTATGAGAATGTAGAAGTCGTATTTATTCGCCATCATACACAAGCAAAAGAAGTAGACGAGCATGAATTTTTCTATTCGCAAGAAACAGGCGGTACGATCGTTTCTAGTGCTTTGAAGCTTATGGACACAATTGTGAAAGAACGGTTTCCTCAAGGTGAATGGAACATCTATGCTGCACAAGCCTCTGACGGAGATAACTGGGCTGATGATTCCCCAAAATGTAAAGAACTGATGCAAGACAGCTTGCTTCCAGCTTGCCAGTACTTTTCATATATCGAAATCACCAAACGAAGCCATCAAACTCTTTGGCATGAATATGAAAAGCTCATAGAGACTTCCAACAACTTCGCGATGAAAAACATTCGCTCTGTAGATGACATCTTCCCTGTATTTAGGGAGCTGTTTAAAAAAGAAACAGCTTAG
- a CDS encoding SpoVR family protein, giving the protein MTKNKNDKMLPDGPDWTFDLLETYHQEIKRVAEHYRLDTYPNQIEVITSEQMMDAYSSIGMPINYHHWSFGKKFIQTEQNYKHGQMGLAYEIVINSDPCIAYLMEENSVTMQALVMAHACYGHNSFFKGNYLFQTWTDASSIIDYLLFARNYITECEEKHGVNEVEKTLDSCHALMNFGVDRYKRPEKISIAEETIRQQEREAYLQSQVNDLWRTVPKTKQISEEEKLRFPSEPQENLLYFIEKNAPLLEPWQREVVRIVRKVSQYFYPQKQTQVMNEGWATFWHYTILNHLYDEGLVSDKFILEFLHSHTNVVAQPPYNSPYYSGINPYALGFAMFQDIRRICESPTEEDKEWFPDLAGSDWLESLHFAMHNFKDESFISQYLSPKVIRDFKLFSVLDDDRKNFIEVSHIHDDLGYRKIREKLAAQYNLSNIEPNIQVWNVDVRGDRSMTLQYIPQDRVPLADGHDEVLKHMYRLWGFDVVLEELTETGRRNIISSCPHKGEP; this is encoded by the coding sequence ATGACAAAGAACAAAAACGATAAGATGTTGCCAGACGGCCCAGACTGGACGTTCGATTTACTCGAGACATATCACCAAGAAATAAAACGAGTTGCAGAACATTACCGATTGGATACTTATCCAAATCAAATTGAGGTAATTACCTCTGAACAGATGATGGATGCGTACTCCAGTATTGGAATGCCAATTAACTATCATCACTGGTCATTTGGTAAAAAATTCATTCAGACTGAGCAAAATTACAAACACGGTCAGATGGGGTTAGCTTATGAAATAGTCATAAACTCTGACCCATGTATCGCTTATTTAATGGAAGAAAACAGTGTCACTATGCAAGCCTTGGTTATGGCCCATGCTTGCTATGGGCATAACTCGTTTTTTAAAGGCAATTATCTATTTCAAACATGGACAGATGCCAGTTCCATTATTGATTACCTGCTGTTTGCAAGAAACTATATTACGGAATGCGAAGAAAAACATGGCGTGAATGAAGTAGAAAAAACTCTCGACTCTTGCCACGCATTAATGAATTTTGGCGTAGACAGATATAAGCGACCAGAAAAAATATCCATTGCCGAAGAAACCATCCGTCAGCAAGAGCGTGAAGCCTACTTACAATCACAAGTCAATGATTTATGGCGTACTGTCCCGAAAACCAAACAGATTTCAGAAGAAGAAAAGCTACGTTTTCCATCTGAACCACAAGAAAACTTGCTCTATTTCATTGAAAAAAACGCCCCGTTGTTAGAGCCTTGGCAACGAGAAGTCGTTAGAATCGTTAGAAAAGTGAGCCAATACTTTTACCCGCAAAAACAAACACAAGTAATGAACGAAGGTTGGGCTACTTTTTGGCATTATACTATTCTTAACCATCTATACGATGAAGGCTTGGTATCAGACAAATTTATTCTTGAGTTTCTTCACAGCCACACCAACGTAGTTGCACAACCACCTTATAACAGCCCTTATTACAGCGGAATCAATCCATATGCTCTGGGTTTTGCGATGTTTCAAGATATTCGACGAATTTGTGAGTCTCCTACTGAAGAAGATAAAGAATGGTTTCCTGACCTTGCTGGGTCTGATTGGTTGGAATCTTTACACTTTGCAATGCATAATTTTAAAGACGAAAGCTTCATTAGCCAGTACCTTTCCCCAAAAGTAATTCGAGACTTTAAACTTTTTTCTGTACTCGATGACGACCGAAAGAATTTTATAGAGGTTAGTCATATTCATGATGACCTTGGTTATAGGAAGATAAGAGAAAAACTAGCGGCACAGTACAACTTAAGTAACATAGAGCCCAATATTCAAGTATGGAATGTTGACGTGCGAGGTGATCGTTCTATGACGCTTCAATATATTCCGCAAGATAGAGTTCCTCTAGCAGATGGGCACGATGAAGTACTTAAGCACATGTATCGATTATGGGGATTTGATGTTGTTTTAGAGGAACTGACTGAAACGGGTCGACGAAATATTATAAGCTCTTGCCCTCACAAAGGAGAGCCTTAA
- the kdsB gene encoding 3-deoxy-manno-octulosonate cytidylyltransferase — translation MSFTVVIPARYQSSRLPGKPLADIGGKPMIQWVYEQSLKSGAEQVIIATDDKRVEAKAHEFGAQVCMTSPNHESGTERLAEVIDKMGIDKNHIIVNVQGDEPLIPPSIIKQVADNLAKNSDAPMATLAVEIIDEDEVFNPNAVKVVRDEKGFALYFSRASIPWDRDNFATSPKSVEQALLRHIGIYAYRAGFINTYINWQPSALEKVECLEQLRVLWYGEKIHVDVALESPSAGVDTPEDLQKVRDIVSNF, via the coding sequence ATGTCATTTACTGTTGTCATTCCTGCTAGGTATCAATCTAGTCGTTTGCCCGGAAAACCGTTGGCTGATATTGGTGGTAAACCTATGATTCAATGGGTTTATGAGCAGTCACTAAAATCTGGTGCTGAACAGGTCATTATCGCGACAGATGATAAACGTGTAGAAGCCAAAGCGCATGAATTTGGTGCTCAAGTTTGTATGACTTCACCGAACCATGAATCTGGAACTGAGCGTTTAGCCGAAGTGATAGACAAAATGGGCATCGATAAAAATCATATTATTGTTAATGTTCAAGGTGATGAACCGTTAATTCCTCCGAGTATTATTAAACAAGTAGCTGATAATTTAGCGAAAAATAGCGACGCACCTATGGCTACGTTAGCGGTTGAAATTATCGACGAGGATGAGGTGTTTAACCCCAATGCCGTAAAAGTGGTGAGAGACGAGAAAGGCTTTGCTCTTTATTTCAGTCGAGCCTCTATTCCTTGGGATCGCGATAATTTCGCAACGAGCCCTAAATCGGTGGAACAAGCACTGCTACGACACATAGGGATTTATGCCTATCGCGCTGGATTTATCAATACGTATATTAACTGGCAACCTAGTGCGCTAGAAAAAGTTGAGTGTTTAGAACAACTTAGAGTACTTTGGTATGGTGAAAAAATTCATGTAGATGTTGCTCTTGAATCTCCATCAGCGGGTGTAGATACACCAGAAGACTTGCAGAAAGTTCGGGATATCGTTTCGAATTTTTAG